In a genomic window of Larus michahellis chromosome 3, bLarMic1.1, whole genome shotgun sequence:
- the MBOAT2 gene encoding membrane-bound glycerophospholipid O-acyltransferase 2 isoform X2 — protein sequence MMIITQKITSLAFEIHDGMFRKNEDLTPSQRCLAVRRMPSLLEYLSYNCNFMGILAGPLCSYKDYITFIEGRSYQLQQSEANGKEETKYEQTDPSPNIAVAQKLLICGLSLLFHMTITKTLPVEYNIDDNFRATASWPVRFFYLYVSLMAARPKYYFAWTLADAINNAAGFGFRGYDKNGGARWDLISNLRIQQIEFSTSFKMFLDNWNIQTALWLKRVCYERATFSPTIQTFILSAIWHGVYPGYYLTFLTGVLMTLAARAIRNNIRHYFVESPAVKLCYDIITWMATQVAISYTVVPFVLLSVKPSFTFYSSCYFCLHIASILVLLVFPLKRTQKGSKKHESIQPVWSKKLEEENLLQKNSYSTTNNSFSQKQEITCRYQALKQ from the exons ATGATGATAATTACACAGAAGATCACTAGTTTGGCATTTGAGATTCACGATG GAATGTTTCGGAAAAATGAAGATTTGACTCCATCACAGAGGTGCTTGGCTGTAAG ACGCATGCCAAGTCTACTGGAGTATTTAAGTTACAACTGTAATTTCATGGGTATCCTGGCAGGCCCGTTATGCTCTTACAAAGACTATATTACTTTCATTGAAGGCAGATCATACCAACTGCAACAGTCTGAAGCAAATGGGAAGGAAGAGACAAAATACGAACAAACGGATCCTTCTCCAAAT ATAGCTGTGGCACAGAAACTCCTAATCTGTGGACTGTCCTTACTCTTCCACATGACTATTACTAAAACTTTGCCTGTGGAATACAACATTGATGATAACTTCAGAGCTACAGCATCATGGCCCGTAAGGTTTTTCTACCTGTACGTGTCTCTTATGGCTGCCAGACCCAAGTATTATTTTGCGTGGACTTTAG CAGATGCAATTAATAATGCAGCAGGCTTTGGTTTTAGAGGCTATGACAAAAATGGAGGTGCACGTTGGGATTTAATATCAAATCTGAGAATCCAGCAAATAGAG TTTTCCACAAGTTTCAAGATGTTTCTTGATAACTGGAATATCCAAACAGCTCTTTGGCttaaaag AGTGTGCTATGAGCGAGCCACCTTCAGCCCAACGATCCAGACCTTCATCCTCTCTGCCATTTGGCATGGAGTTTACCCAGgatattatttaacatttttaacaggAGTACTAATGACACTAGCAGCAAGAGCT ATAAGAAACAATATCAGACACTATTTTGTTGAATCTCCTGCTGTTAAACTATGTTATGATATTATAACATGGATGGCAACTCAAGTAGCAATAAGTTACACAGTCGTGCCATTTGTACTGCTCTCTGTGAAACCCTCTTTCACCTTTTACAG ctcCTGCTATTTCTGTCTTCATATTGCCAGCATCCTGGTGTTGTTGGTATTTCCATTGAAAAGAACTcaaaaaggaagtaaaaagcaTGAAAGCATCCAGCCCGTGTGGTCCAAAAAActagaagaagaaaatcttttgcAAAAGAACAGTTATTCCACAACAAATAATAGTTTCAGTCAGAAACAAGAAATAACCTGCAGATATCAAGCATTAAAACAGTGA